Proteins from a genomic interval of Gossypium hirsutum isolate 1008001.06 chromosome A09, Gossypium_hirsutum_v2.1, whole genome shotgun sequence:
- the LOC107897011 gene encoding 5'-nucleotidase SurE gives MENNNSSDERPTVMVTNDDGIDAPGLRALVRVLISSNLFRVLVCAPVSEQSAVSHSITWRHPVSVKQVDINGAIAFAVFGTPADCTSLGISKELFSFVPDLVISGINMGSNCGYHVVYSGTVAGAREAFFNGIPAVSVSYDWVGGKSSVDDYMLAAEACLQIFRAILAEIKNKSYPLNGFLNIDIPTDIANHKGYKLTRQGKSIFKMGWEEVKSDGQGGKMLSTMEMESDSSAMAEIDTATVAAGHRMFKRKVIRPVVDDVDTDKRSLQEGYITVTPLGAISPAETVYHSYFKEWLPSAVQQFSSSAL, from the exons ATGGAGAATAATAATAGCTCCGACGAAAGGCCGACGGTGATGGTGACGAACGACGACGGAATTGACGCCCCAGGACTCCGAGCTCTAGTTCGCGTCCTAATCTCCTCCAATCTATTTCGCGTCCTTGTTTGCGCTCCCGTTTC GGAGCAATCAGCTGTTAGTCATAGTATCACATGGCGTCACCCTGTTTCTGTAAAGCAAGTAGATATCAATGGAGCCATTGCTTTTGCTGTTTTCG GAACCCCAGCTGATTGTACTTCTTTGGGTATCTCAAAAGAACTATTCTCTTTTGTTCCTGATCTG GTCATCAGTGGCATAAACATGGGCAGCAACTGTGGTTATCATGT TGTCTACTCTGGCACGGTTGCTGgtgctcgagaagccttcttcaaTGGCATACCTGCTGTTTCTGTATCATATGATTG GGTTGGAGGTAAGAGCAGTGTTGATGACTATATGCTTGCTGCCGAGGCTTGCTTGCAAATCTTTAGGGCAATACTAGCTGAGATTAAGAATAAAAGTTATCCTCTAAATGGCTTTTTGAATATAGATATCCCGACAGATATTGCCAACCACAAG GGGTATAAGTTGACCAGACAGGGTAAAAGTATATTCAAAATGGGGTGGGAGGAAGTTAAATCTGACGGCCAAGGAGGAAAGATGTTATCCACAATGGAAATGGAGTCAGATTCATCAGCAATGGCAGAAATTGATACAGCAACAGTAGCAGCAGGACACCGCATGTTCAAAAGAAAG GTTATTAGACCCGTAGTTGATGATGTTGATACAGATAAGCGATCACTTCAGGAAGGATAT ATTACTGTAACTCCTCTTGGAGCCATTTCTCCGGCAGAGACAGTTTACCATTCTTACTTTAAAGAATGGCTACCAAGTGCAGTTCAACAGTTCTCTTCGTCAGCGTTATAA
- the LOC107895617 gene encoding uncharacterized protein: MRNLNRRTLCVETACPLCKEVLEDTEHLLWSCGVLRSVWTSLQIKLPHFDASLDYKNCFVSTFLAEDGRQRRLISISLWCLWYHRNKLVHEGVKFSMSKVLGFIRGYDHDTWLVNKNPLLSSGCRGKDIWRPPESDIIKLNFDASYLPEKKIAITAVLARDSRGKVAGTDTYLFEEVGDAFVAEARACERALLFARMMGFRRLIVEGDSLTVIKSIMKKEEDRSVLRPITFHIQCLQQLFEEVTYIYVPRTINRAAHVLAIEGRRRGICGNWIAGIPDSVKLVVENDWLCWIQRN; the protein is encoded by the exons ATGAG GAATCTGAATCGTCGAACTTTGTGTGTGGAGACTGCGTGCCCGCTGTGTAAGGAAGTGTTGGAGGACACTGAGCATTTGCTGTGGTCCTGTGGGGTTCTGCGGAGTGTGTGGACTTCGTTGCAaatcaaactccctcattttgaTGCTTCGCTGGATTATAAAAATTGTTTTGTTAGTACATTTCTTGCAGAAGATGGTCGACAAAGAAGACTCATTTCAATCTCTTTATGGTGTCTTTGGTATCATAGAAACAAGTTGGTCCATGAAGGGGTTAAGTTCTCAATGTCAAAGGTATTGGGATTCATTAGGGGGTATGACCATGATACTTGGTTAGTTAACAAGAATCCTCTTTTATCTTCTGGTTGTCGGGGCAAGGATATTTGGAGGCCTCCTGAATCTGATATTATCAAGCTTAATTTTGATGCGTCTTATTTACCGGAGAAGAAGATTGCTATAACAGCAGTATTAGCCAGAGATAGTAGAGGAAAGGTTGCAGGGACTGATACTTATCTGTTTGAGGAGGTTGGTGATGCTTTTGTGGCAGAAGCACGAGCTTGCGAAAGGGCGTTGCTATTCGCGCGTATGATGGGCTTTCGGCGTCTGATCGTGGAAGGTGACTCTTTAACAGTCATTAAATCTATTATGAAAAAAGAGGAAGACAGATCGGTTCTTAGGCCGATTACTTTTCATATTCAGTGTTTACAACAATTGTTTGAAGAAGTCACTTACATTTATGTGCCTCGGACGATTAATAGGGCGGCTCACGTTTTGGCGATAGAAGGACGGAGAAGAGGAATATGCGGGAACTGGATTGCAGGTATTCCGGATTCTGTGAAGTTGGTGGTGGAGAATGACTGGTTGTGTTGGATTCAGAGGAACTGA